Proteins co-encoded in one Aethina tumida isolate Nest 87 chromosome 7, icAetTumi1.1, whole genome shotgun sequence genomic window:
- the LOC109595272 gene encoding arylsulfatase B, with protein sequence MWHLRLLALGLVFSFGCAEQKKPNIIVIVADDLGWNDVGFHGSDEIPTPNIDALAYNGVILNSHYTQALCTPSRAAFLTGKYPIHLGMQHIVILEPEPWGLPLNETLLPQHLKNNGYKTHAIGKWHLGFFKKEYTPTYRGFDSHFGYWQGLQDYYKHTVHSSFTSEYGYDMRRNMTVDWDAQGKYSTTLFTEEAVKLIKEHNTDDPMFMYLAHLAPHSGNDDDPLQAPDEEIAKFSYIQDPERRIYAAMVSMLDKSVGSVVAALREKHMLENSIIVFMSDNGAQPEGIHANHGSNYPLRGVKDSGWDGSLRNVAAIWSPLIKKSQRVSNHLMHVSDWLPTFYSAAGLNKSELPAMDGVDMWKTISEGAKNPRTELLHNIDDLYPYGALRQGDWKYLYGSTSKGKADGWYGTSGKQESYHYDEDLVLSSPAANAFAGIITYQQIKEKNDNQHHHDFNFTINILDKEKIQSIRESAVVKCKRVNLEEQDPTTVCKPMESPCLFNIIEDPCEMINLAISRPMVVANMEQTMMKYRKSAKPIINVPRDPNADPIKWNNTWTNWQDCDVIIKHKLYNTLSPLTIGLISAACFAFFIIVVVLTCVNRMRKPKRSRPNSYFEERDETTIQITPKDNMFEDRELKLMDNIRRDSRTVE encoded by the exons ATGTGGCACCTCAGATTGTTGGCCCTTGGATTAGTGTTCAGTTTTGGCTGTGCGGAACAGAAGAAGCCCAACATCATTGTCATCGTTGCCGACGATTTG GGTTGGAACGATGTCGGTTTCCACGGCAGTGATGAAATCCCTACGCCGAACATCGACGCTTTGGCCTACAACGGCGTGATACTCAACAGTCATTACACTCAGGCGCTCTGCACACCATCAAGAGCCGCATTCTTAACTGGGAAATACCCAATCCATTTag GGATGCAACACATTGTCATTTTGGAACCAGAACCTTGGGGACTTCCCCTTAACGAAACGCTTCTACCTcaacatttgaaaaacaacGGCTACAAGACACACGCTATTGGAAAGTGGCATCTGGGTTTCTTCAAAAAGGAGTACACCCCAACGTACAGAGGATTTGATTCTCACTTTGGTTATTGGCAAGGACTTCAAGACTATTACAAACATACAGTTCACTCTTCG TTTACTTCTGAATATGGTTATGACATGCGTAGAAACATGACAGTAGACTGGGACGCCCAAGGGAAATACTCCACAACGTTGTTCACCGAAGAAGCAGTGAAACTCATTAAGGAACACAACACTGACGATCCGATGTTCATGTATTTGGCCCACTTGGCTCCACATTCAGGCAACGACGACGATCCACTTCAAGCACCTGACGAAGAAATAGCGAAATTTTCTTACATCCAAGATCCAGAAAGAAGAATTTATGCTGCCATGGTTTCAATGCTGGATAAGAGTGTTGGATCAGTGGTGGCGGCTTTGAGAGAGAAACATATGCTGGAGAATtccattattgttttcatgtcAGACAACGGTGCACAACCTGAAGGCATTCACGCCAATCATGGTTCTAACTATCCATTAAGAGGAGTCAAGGACTCAGGTTGGGATGGTTCTCTCAGAAATGTTGCTGCCATTTGGAGTcccttaattaaaaagtctCAAAGAGTCTCTAATCATTTGATGCATGTCTCCGACTGGCTGCCCACTTTCTATTCGGCTGCAGGTCTCAATAAAAGTGAATTGCCAGCAATGGACGGCGTGGATATGTGGAAGACCATTTCCGAGGGAGCCAAAAACCCAAGAACAGAACTTCTTCACAATATCGATGACCTCTATCCTTATGGAGCTTTGAGACAGGGTGACTGGAAATATTTGTACGGATCAACTAGTAAGGGTAAAGCTGACGGGTGGTACGGAACATCCGGGAAACAAGAATCATACCATTACGATGAAGATTTAGTACTTTCTTCGCCTGCGGCTAATGCGTTTGCTGGCATAATCACATAccaacaaataaaagaaaagaacGACAATCAGCACCATCATGACTTCAACTtcacaatcaatattttggaCAAAGAGAAAATTCAAAGTATTAGAGAAAGCGCTGTTGTCAAATGCAAGAGAGTAAACTTAGAAGAACAAGATCCAACAACCGTTTGTAAACCAATGGAATCGCCTTGTCTGTTTAACATCATTGAAGATCCTTGTGAAATGATAAATCTCGCAATTTCAAGACCAATGGTGGTAGCAAATATGGAACAAACCATGATGAAATACAGGAAATCAGCCAAGCCTATAATCAACGTGCCCAGGGACCCAAATGCTGACCCAATTAAATGGAACAACACCTGGACCAACTGGCAAGACTGTGATGTCATCATCAAACACAAATTGTACAATACGTTGTCACCATTAACAATAGGATTAATTTCTGCCGCTTGTTTCGCCTTCTTCATCATTGTGGTTGTATTAACGTGCGTAAACCGCATGAGAAAACCAAAGAGAAGCAGACCCAATTCTTATTTCGAAGAACGCGACGAGACCACTATTCAAATAACACCCAAAGATAATATGTTTGAAGATAGAGAACTGAAACTGATGGATAATATCAGGAGAGACAGTAGGACAGTGGAGTGA
- the LOC109595278 gene encoding mediator of RNA polymerase II transcription subunit 7, with protein sequence MASSDSLQVSSLPLPPMQYVNQYTDELIRRGRAPKPPPPIQDTYQMFGNGFNTEESIIRPLESQGIKRLYPLHFDRRRELKKLNQSLLANFLDLLDLLVNCPDSPRRAEKVEDLSLLFIHIHHLLNEFRPHQARETLRVMMELQKRQRIETANRFQKHFDRVTDILQQAIQNLPEPMELDTKMMVDDFMFTQENKEKDDADSDPCYILDRIMCNIVDNMP encoded by the exons ATGGCTTCCTCAGACTCTTTACAAGTTAGTTCTTTACCACTGCCTCCAATGCAATATGTAAACCAGTACACGGACGAATTAATACGTCGGGGGAGAGCCCCAAAACCGCCGCCCCCGATTCAAGATACATATCAAATGTTCGGTAATGGTTTTAACACTGAAGAAAGTATCATCAGACCTCTAGAAAGTCAG ggAATTAAAAGGTTATATCCTTTGCACTTTGATAGAAGAAGAGAACTCAAAAAACTGAACCAATCACTGCTAGCTAATTTTTTGGACCTGCTGGATCTTCTAGTAAACTGCCCAGATTCTCCTAGAAGAGCGGAAAAAGTGGAGGATCTCAGTTTGCTCTTCATTCACATACACCATTTGTTAAACGAATTTAGACCACACCAAGCCAGGGAGACCCTACGAGTGATGATGGAGTTACAAAAAAGGCAGAGAATTGAGACTGCAAATAggtttcaaaaacattttgataGAGTTACAGATATTCTGCAGCAAGCTATACAAAATTTACCAGAACCAATGGAATTAGACACTAAAATGATGGTGGATGATTTCATGTTTACTCaggaaaataaagaaaaagatGATGCAGATAGTGATCcatgttatattttagataGGATTATGtgtaatattgttgataacaTGCCCTGA
- the LOC109595282 gene encoding uncharacterized protein LOC109595282, whose amino-acid sequence MEIPELPESVQLYLEKIRSHIIKFSLEHPFAALFIVITACAFILPIITVSVLMPVVWLVHFSQYVSKYGILYVMYIIFFQGVLLAVVLISLFFAAFALATSLSVVHSYKFKVT is encoded by the exons ATGGAAATTCCTGAATTGCCAG AATCTGTGCAACTCTATCTAGAAAAAATTAGAAGTCACATTATAAAGTTTTCCCTGGAGCATCCTTTTGCAGCactttttatagttattactGCTTGTGCCTTTATTCTACCAATTATAACTGTATCTGTGTTAATGCCTGTTGTTTGGTTAGTACACTTCAGTCAGTATGTTTCAAAATAcg gtatattatatgttatgtACATAATCTTCTTTCAAGGAGTACTTTTAGCTGTAGtgctaatttcattattttttgcagCATTTGCTTTGGCAACAAGTTTAAGTGTAGTACACTCATATAAATTCaaagttacataa
- the LOC109595281 gene encoding uncharacterized protein LOC109595281 isoform X2, with translation MAEGVEKLVDNMSRRLIAFTESLEDFDIVADQLNNFNNIFKNRNLIEEDQHTKEILLQSMKNKKSLAIEQKQLEQLQHTMTKLLQENKLKNAKLEKLEAKIVTKDKTKIIERQRLEIKLCKLLSKTTFAYTEEYLGYVTGQTKTKCFYLKKDKKSPEQITNILCGHLEEVLKKDELM, from the exons ATGGCAGAAGGTGTAGAAAAGTTGGTGGACAATATGTCACGTCGATTAATAGCATTCACGGAATCCCTTGAAGATTTTGATATAGTTGCTGAtcagttaaataatttcaataacattt ttaAGAATCGGAATCTAATTGAAGAAGATCAACACACAAAGGAGATTTTACTTCAGTCCATGAAAAATAAGAAGTCCTTGGCAATTGAACAGAAACAACTA GAACAATTACAACACACTATGACAAAACTATTACAAgagaataaactaaaaaatgcgAAGTTGGAAAAATTGGAGGCTAAGATAGTGACTAaggataaaacaaaaataattgaaagacaAAGACTAGAAATCAAATTATGTAAACTTCTTAGTAAAACGACTTTTGCCTATACTGAGGAATACCTTGGAT ATGTTACAggtcaaacaaaaacaaagtgTTTCTATTTaaagaaagataaaaaaagtccagaacaaattacaaatattttatgtggtCATTTGGAAGAGGTGTTGAAAAAGGATGAGTTGATGtaa
- the LOC109595281 gene encoding uncharacterized protein LOC109595281 isoform X1 gives MEEFIENMAEGVEKLVDNMSRRLIAFTESLEDFDIVADQLNNFNNIFKNRNLIEEDQHTKEILLQSMKNKKSLAIEQKQLEQLQHTMTKLLQENKLKNAKLEKLEAKIVTKDKTKIIERQRLEIKLCKLLSKTTFAYTEEYLGYVTGQTKTKCFYLKKDKKSPEQITNILCGHLEEVLKKDELM, from the exons ATGGAGGAATTTATTGAGAACATGGCAGAAGGTGTAGAAAAGTTGGTGGACAATATGTCACGTCGATTAATAGCATTCACGGAATCCCTTGAAGATTTTGATATAGTTGCTGAtcagttaaataatttcaataacattt ttaAGAATCGGAATCTAATTGAAGAAGATCAACACACAAAGGAGATTTTACTTCAGTCCATGAAAAATAAGAAGTCCTTGGCAATTGAACAGAAACAACTA GAACAATTACAACACACTATGACAAAACTATTACAAgagaataaactaaaaaatgcgAAGTTGGAAAAATTGGAGGCTAAGATAGTGACTAaggataaaacaaaaataattgaaagacaAAGACTAGAAATCAAATTATGTAAACTTCTTAGTAAAACGACTTTTGCCTATACTGAGGAATACCTTGGAT ATGTTACAggtcaaacaaaaacaaagtgTTTCTATTTaaagaaagataaaaaaagtccagaacaaattacaaatattttatgtggtCATTTGGAAGAGGTGTTGAAAAAGGATGAGTTGATGtaa